Proteins encoded by one window of Sciurus carolinensis chromosome 12, mSciCar1.2, whole genome shotgun sequence:
- the Sell gene encoding L-selectin gives MIFPWKCQDAQRGLWITKWWIWTVLCWEFLAHHGTDCWTYHYSEKLMNWQSARKFCQENYTDLVAIQNKGEIEYLEKTVPFNRHYYWIGIRKIGNTWTWVGTNKPLTAEAENWGTGEPNNKKSKEDCVEIYIKRTRDSGKWNDDACHKRKAALCYTASCQPGSCSGHGECVETINNHTCSCDAGHYGPQCQFVVQCAALETPELGSMVCTHPFGTFSFGSQCAFNCSEGTHLAGMEETRCGPFGNWSSLEPTCHVIQCEPPTAPDLGSMDCTHPLANFSFTSTCTFSCSEGTELIGEKRTVCGSSGLWSSPPPICQQSDRSFSMIKEGDYNPLFIPVAVIVTAFSGLAFIIWLARRLRKGKKSQKCMDGSY, from the exons ATG ATATTTCCATGGAAATGTCAGGATGCACAGAGGGGCTTGTGGATCACCAAGTGGTGGATCTGGACAGTGCTCTGCTGGG AATTCCTGGCCCATCATGGAACGGACTGTTGGACTTACCATTATTCGGAAAAGCTCATGAATTGGCAAAGTGCTAGAAAGTTCTGCCAGGAAAATTACACGGATTTAGTTGCCATACAAAATAAGGGAGAAATTGAGTATCTGGAGAAGACAGTGCCCTTCAACCGTCATTACTACTGGATAGGAATCCGGAAGATAGGGAATACATGGACATGGGTGGGAACCAACAAGCCTCTCACTGCAGAAGCCGAGAACTGGGGAACCGGGGAGCCCAACAACAAGAAATCCAAAGAGGACTGCGTGGAGATCTACATCAAGCGGACAAGAGACTCCGGCAAGTGGAATGACGATGCCTGCCACAAACGAAAGGCGGCCCTCTGCTACACAG CTTCCTGCCAGCCTGGGTCATGCAGTGGCCATGGAGAATGTGTGGAGACCATCAACAATCACACCTGCAGCTGTGATGCTGGACACTACGGGCCCCAGTGTCAGTTTG TGGTCCAGTGTGCGGCTTTGGAGACCCCGGAGCTGGGCAGCATGGTCTGCACTCACCCTTTTGGGACCTTCAGCTTTGGCTCACAGTGTGCCTTCAACTGCTCTGAGGGAACACACCTAGCTGGGATGGAGGAAACACGCTGTGGCCCTTTTGGGAACTGGTCATCTCTAGAACCAACCTGTCATG TGATCCAGTGTGAGCCTCCAACAGCACCTGACCTGGGGTCCATGGACTGCACTCACCCTCTGGCCAACTTCAGTTTTACCTCCACGTGCACCTTCAGCTGCTCAGAGGGAACTGAGCTAATTGGGGAGAAGAGAACCGTTTGTGGATCATCTGGACTCTGGTCCAGTCCTCCTCCGATATGTCAAC AATCAGACAGAAGTTTCTCAATGATAAAGGAAGGTGACTATAATCCCCTCTTCATACCAGTGGCCGTCATCGTCACTGCATTCTCTGGGCTGGCGTTTATCATTTGGCTGGCGAGGCGATTAAGAAAAG gcaagaAATCTCAGAAATG CATGGATGGTTCATACTAA